The DNA window TCGCCCGCGTCGGATGCCGCCGCGAGTTGGCCTTCATCGAGCATCACTTCTTGTAAAGTCTCCTCATCTTTCAAGACCCGTAGGGTCAATGATTGGAGCGGGTCATTCGCAGGCGTGAGAATTCTGACGGACAAGCAGAGTTTGGGCAGCGTCACCGGAAACGCGGGAACGAATAGTCCTCCTGAATAGACCCCGATATAGGAGATTTTGCCGCCGATCTCATGGCGGATATCGTCACAGAAGAGGGTCTCGACGTGGCGGATCATCATTTCTGTTTCGCTTGCGCGATGGCTTCCTGACGTTTGAGCGCTTGATCAAGGGCATTCAGGTCGATATCCAGCGCAGTGGCGAGCTTGCGGCAGGTCTCGATGGTGAGATTTTCCGTGCCGCGCTCGATGCGGGCGAT is part of the Thiocystis violascens DSM 198 genome and encodes:
- a CDS encoding DUF6941 family protein: MMIRHVETLFCDDIRHEIGGKISYIGVYSGGLFVPAFPVTLPKLCLSVRILTPANDPLQSLTLRVLKDEETLQEVMLDEGQLAAASDAGEDATDERREERIQMTQFMLVFSPIQFDEPCILKVRAQTESEALRGMALKVDQLPSTFVQDLPPSGS